A single genomic interval of Saccharomyces kudriavzevii IFO 1802 strain IFO1802 genome assembly, chromosome: 3 harbors:
- the EMC1 gene encoding Emc1p (similar to Saccharomyces cerevisiae EMC1 (YCL045C); ancestral locus Anc_1.29), with protein sequence MKITYTALVYGFISLFLSTSCVQAVFSEDAFVIDWQLANLGPWEKIIPDARDRNRVLIVSNSTETSSLVSSFNISSGQILFRNVLPFAVDDIQLDSNDHNILVCVNSSSQKWQKFDLHDWFLLDEGVSNVPATTILPPLSYPNDQVIIKGDGLHVLDKTSGLAQWKLELPQGFDKVEYFQYEDPLTLVLNVNHTQYIGFSVNGTELIPVWQREESLTNVVDYAVLDVFDSRDVELNEDMKAEVFSDSLWDAYWLRLTTNGNRLLNLLKDNHFSPGRIFTKVLGLDSKDTTASDLKFGFAKILIVLTNDGFIGGLDMINKGQLVWKLDLQIDQAIKMFWTDENHNELVVFSHDGHYLTIGLTNNLPIIKSRSSLPVKKNVYSVIKLEEHQYQYLIKFDNANHLLFTLDPRKGMSASFPFLFHSGSRMFITEHDSDGIYGYIIENDLIKDTWQRIVTPKEKIVAYDKRGETNLNSLGITLGDKSVLYKYLYPNLAAYLVTNEELHTITFNLIDTITGEILVTQKHKDSPDFRLPTDIVFGEYWVVYSYFSSEPVPEQKLVVVELYESLIPDERLSNPSNLVCYNPLTGNVNKPQFLTKQFIFPEIIEKMTISKTTDDITTKAIVMELENGQITYIPKLFLNARGKPAEEMTNNDKKEFMATPYTPVIPINDNFVITHFRNLLPGANSKLISITTNLESTSIICDLGHDIFCTRITPSGQFDLMSPTFEKGKLLITIFILLVITYVIRPSVSSKKLKEQWLIK encoded by the coding sequence ATGAAGATAACGTATACGGCTCTGGTGTACGGCTTCATTTCACTTTTCCTAAGCACGAGTTGTGTCCAAGCGgttttttcagaagatgCTTTTGTCATCGATTGGCAATTGGCTAACTTGGGCCCTTGGGAGAAAATTATCCCTGATGCTCGAGACCGCAACCGGGTTCTAATCGTTTCCAACTCCACTGAAACTTCCTCtttggtttcttctttcaatatTTCTTCGGGACAAATTCTTTTCAGAAACGTTTTACCCTTCGCTGTCGATGACATTCAACTGGATAGTAATGACCACAACATCTTGGTTTGCGTGAACTCATCAAGccaaaaatggcaaaaattTGACTTACATGACTGGTTCTTACTGGACGAAGGTGTAAGTAACGTTCCCGCCACAACTATTTTGCCACCACTCTCATATCCAAATGATCAAGTGATCATAAAGGGCGATGGACTGCATGTCCTTGACAAGACATCGGGTTTGGCCCAATGGAAATTGGAATTGCCTCAAGGGTTTGATAAGGTGGAATATTTCCAATATGAAGATCCCTTGACCTTAGTGTTGAATGTTAATCATACTCAGTATATAGGATTTTCTGTCAATGGTACAGAATTGATACCAGTTTGGCAAAGAGAAGAATCATTGACTAATGTGGTAGACTATGCTGTATTGGATGTTTTTGACTCTAGAGATGTGGaattgaatgaagatatgAAAGCCGAAGTTTTTTCTGATTCTCTGTGGGACGCTTACTGGCTCAGGTTGACAACCAATGGGAATCGcttattgaatttattgaaggaCAATCATTTTTCACCAGGACGTATCTTCACTAAAGTCCTAGGTTTGGATTCCAAAGATACCACCGCATCAGACTTAAAATTTGGGTTtgccaaaattttgattgttttgaCCAATGATGGCTTCATCGGTGGCCTAGATATGATTAATAAGGGCCAGCTTGTTTGGAAACTCGATTTGCAAATTGACCAAGCTATTAAAATGTTCTGGACAGATGAAAACCATAACGAActtgttgttttttccCATGATGGACATTATTTGACAATTGGACTCACTAACAACTTACCGATTATTAAATCAAGATCCTCTCTACCTGTAAAGAAAAACGTTTATTCTGTTATAAAGTTGGAGGAACACCAGTATCAATATTTGATTAAATTTGACAACGCAAATCATCTATTGTTTACATTAGATCCCCGCAAGGGCATGTCTGCATCATTTCCTTTCCTCTTCCACTCAGGTTCCCGGATGTTCATCACAGAACATGATTCAGATGGCATATACGGCTATATTATAGAGAATGATTTGATAAAAGACACTTGGCAAAGAATTGTGACgccaaaggaaaaaattgtgGCATATGACAAGAGAGGTGAAACAAACTTAAATAGTCTCGGTATTACCTTGGGTGACAAATCCGTTCTTTACAAATATTTATACCCAAATCTAGCGGCTTATTTAGTCACTAATGAAGAACTTCATACAATTACTTTTAACTTGATTGATACCATTACCGGTGAAATCCTGGTCACTCAAAAGCACAAGGATTCTCCAGACTTCAGGCTTCCAACAGATATTGTTTTCGGCGAATATTGGGTCGTTTATTCCTATTTCAGTTCAGAACCTGTTCCGGAACAAAAGTTAGTAGTGGTGGAATTATACGAATCATTAATCCCAGACGAACGTTTGTCCAATCCATCAAACCTCGTTTGTTATAATCCATTAACCGGTAACGTCAATAAACCTCAATTTCTAACTAAGCAGTTCATTTTCCCCGagattattgaaaaaatgaccATATCCAAGACGACCGATGATATTACCACAAAGGCAATCGTTATGGAATTAGAAAATGGCCAAATCACTTATATACCAAagcttttcttgaatgcaAGAGGCAAACCAGCAGAGGAAATGACcaacaatgataaaaagGAGTTTATGGCTACCCCATACACGCCGGTTATCCCAATCAATGATAATTTCGTCATCACACATTTCAGGAATCTATTACCGGGAGCTAATTCCAAATTAATCTCTATCACAACCAACTTGGAATCTACAAGTATCATTTGTGACCTGGGCCatgatattttctgtaCAAGAATCACTCCTTCTGGTCAATTTGATCTAATGAGTCCTACATTCGAAAAGGGTAAACTGCTCATTACCATATTCATCCTGTTGGTGATCACCTATGTTATCCGTCCTTCTGTCTCaagcaagaaattgaaggaacAATGGTTAATCAAATAG
- the MGR1 gene encoding Mgr1p (similar to Saccharomyces cerevisiae MGR1 (YCL044C); ancestral locus Anc_1.30) yields the protein MAVFTPPPDTNSAPDHPQSQDIHDKDDNDVKKFYIRPSLGLKLWGPLVPAPDNLSGLYTLISIQSAVGLFALFRLRRLYRLPPPRRIATHAHSDLSFGELPSEMIVNGKTKIRKDIADFPTLNRFSTTHGDIVLAPPPIIPRQSRFISMRKLFWGLFGSLLLSQSLLEVTRLNLLKYDPWYDEMKSVRDKKFFNNIVKYYHEGIDPTKIKVKDAMNGTPLSTNIPEVKQSVALARAQVEAQNPIIKWFGPLEYKPMPFNEYLNRMEFHLDMFEFFQNKRNIRENSIELINSISHRPQSSTGLEDLSESKKLHLQNVEKRLHFLETSSDSIATPAKRRSNAVLSRGVVLPHDTTAAQDIDLDTMRSLYDPWMTLALETSLSIKFIPTTMPSHTTTPNSTDPPVPGPTPKALTHEKTH from the coding sequence ATGGCCGTATTCACACCCCCACCAGATACCAACAGCGCTCCCGACCACCCTCAATCGCAAGACATCCACGACaaagatgataatgacGTTAAGAAATTCTACATAAGGCCAAGCTTGGGTCTGAAACTATGGGGGCCTCTCGTGCCCGCTCCCGATAATCTATCGGGACTATACACTTTGATCAGCATCCAATCCGCAGTCGGCCTCTTTGCCCTCTTCAGACTGAGAAGACTCTACAGACTACCGCCACCGCGTCGCATCGCCACTCATGCTCATTCAGATTTATCCTTTGGCGAACTGCCCAGCGAAATGATCGTCAACGGCAAGACCAAAATAAGAAAGGACATCGCGGACTTCCCCACGTTGAACCGTTTTTCTACCACGCACGGCGACATCGTACTCGCTCCTCCCCCCATCATACCTCGCCAGTCTCGGTTCATCAGCATGAGGAAACTCTTTTGGGGGTTGTTTGGCTCACTTTTGCTCTCCCAATCACTGCTGGAAGTCACACGCCTGAACTTACTCAAATATGACCCCTGGTACGACGAAATGAAATCCGTGCGTGACAAgaaattcttcaacaatATCGTCAAATACTACCACGAGGGCATAGACCCCACTAAGATAAAAGTCAAAGATGCCATGAACGGCACGCCGCTCTCGACAAACATCCCCGAAGTCAAGCAAAGCGTCGCTCTCGCTAGAGCCCAGGTCGAGGCGCAAAACCCCATCATCAAGTGGTTCGGACCCTTGGAATACAAGCCAATGCCCTTCAACGAGTATCTCAATCGCATGGAGTTCCACTTGGACATGTTTgagttctttcaaaacaaaagaaacatcAGAGAAAATTCCATTGAGCTCATAAATTCCATATCCCATCGTCCACAATCCTCCACGGGCTTGGAAGACCTTTCCGAATCCAAGAAACTACACCTACAAAATGTCGAAAAGAGACTGCATTTCCTAGAAACCTCGAGTGACTCCATTGCGACACCAGCGAAAAGAAGATCTAACGCCGTGCTCTCTCGGGGCGTTGTCTTGCCCCACGACACAACCGCTGCTCAGGATATAGACCTCGATACAATGAGATCTCTATACGATCCGTGGATGACTTTGGCCTTGGAGACCTCCCTGAGCATAAAATTCATACCCACTACCATGCCCTCTCATACTACGACTCCTAACAGTACAGACCCGCCCGTACCTGGACCTACCCCCAAGGCTCTCACTCACGAAAAGACACATTGA
- the PDI1 gene encoding protein disulfide isomerase PDI1 (similar to Saccharomyces cerevisiae PDI1 (YCL043C) and EUG1 (YDR518W); ancestral locus Anc_1.31) gives MKFSAGAVLSWSSLLLASSVFAQQEAVAPEDSAVVKLATDSFNDYIQSHDLVLAEFFAPWCGHCKNMAPEYVKAAEALVEKNITLAQIDCTENQDLCQEHNVPGFPSLKIFKNNDANSSIDYEGPRTAEAIIQFMIKQNQPAVAVVADLPAFLANETFLTPVIVQSGKIGADFNATFYSIANKHSNEYDFVSTENADDDFKLAIYLPSAMDVPVVYNGTQADIAEADVFEKWLQVEALPYFGEIDGSVFGQYVESGLPLGYLFYNDDEELEQYRPIFTELAKKNRGLLNFVSISASKFGRHAGNLNMKEQFPLFAIHDMTEDLKYGLPQLSEEAFDELTDKIVLESKAIESLVKEFLEGDATPIVKSQEVFENQDSSVFQLVGKNHDEIVNDPKKDVLVLYYAPWCGHCKRLAPIYQELADTYANATSDVLITKLDHTENDVKGVVIEGYPTIVLYPAGKKSESVVYKDSRSLDSLFDFIKENGHFAIDGKALYEEAQEKAAEETDAAELEDEEDAIHDEL, from the coding sequence ATGAAGTTTTCTGCTGGCGCCGTCTTGTCATGGTCCTCCTTGCTGCTCGCCTCCTCTGTGTTTGCCCAACAAGAGGCTGTGGCCCCTGAAGACTCCGCAGTTGTCAAGTTGGCTACTGACTCATTCAACGACTACATCCAGTCACACGACCTGGTTCTGGCAGAGTTCTTTGCCCCATGGTGTGGCCACTGTAAAAACATGGCCCCTGAATACGTCAAAGCCGCCGAGGCTCTTGTTGAGAAAAACATTACTTTGGCTCAGATCGACTGTACTGAAAACCAGGATCTGTGCCAGGAACACAACGTCCCGGGCTTCCCCAGCTTGAAGATCTTCAAGAACAATGACGCCAACAGCTCAATTGATTACGAAGGACCCAGAACTGCTGAGGCCATCATCCAGTTCATGATCAAGCAAAACCAGCCCGCAGTCGCCGTTGTCGCCGATCTTCCTGCGTTCCTTGCTAACGAAACCTTCCTAACCCCGGTCATCGTCCAATCCGGTAAGATTGGCGCCGACTTCAACGCCACTTTCTACTCCATCGCCAACAAGCACTCCAACGAGTATGACTTCGTCTCCACGGAAAACGCAGACGACGATTTCAAACTTGCCATCTACTTACCCTCCGCCATGGACGTACCTGTAGTTTACAACGGTACGCAAGCGGACATCGCTGAGGCAGACGTTTTCGAAAAGTGGTTGCAAGTGGAAGCCTTGCCCTACTTTGGCGAAATCGATGGTTCCGTGTTCGGCCAATACGTCGAAAGCGGTTTGCCCCTGGGTTACTTGTTTTACAACGACGACGAAGAATTGGAGCAATACAGACCCATCTTCACTGAATTGGCCAAGAAGAACAGAGGCCTTTTGAACTTCGTCAGCATCAGTGCCAGCAAGTTCGGCAGACACGCCGGCAACTTGAACATGAAGGAACAGTTCCCTCTATTCGCCATCCACGACATGACCGAAGACTTGAAGTACGGTCTACCTCAACTCTCCGAAGAGGCATTCGACGAATTGACCGACAAGATTGTATTGGAATCCAAAGCCATTGAATCCCTGGTCAAGGAATTCTTGGAAGGAGACGCCACCCCCATCGTGAAGTCACAAGAAGTCTTCGAAAACCAAGACTCCTCCGTCTTCCAATTGGTCGGCAAGAACCACGACGAAATCGTCAACGACCCAAAGAAGGACGTCCTTGTTCTGTACTACGCCCCATGGTGTGGTCACTGTAAGAGATTGGCCCCTATTTACCAAGAATTAGCCGACACCTATGCCAACGCCACTTCCGATGTCTTGATCACCAAGCTGGACCACACCGAAAACGACGTCAAGGGCGTCGTGATCGAGGGCTACCCAACCATCGTCTTGTACCCAGCTGGTAAGAAGTCCGAATCTGTCGTATACAAAGACTCAAGATCCTTGGACTCCCTATTCGACTTCATCAAGGAAAACGGTCACTTTGCAATTGACGGTAAGGCCTTGTACGAAGAAGCCCAAGAAAAGGCTGCCGAGGAGACCGATGCCGCTGAATtggaagacgaagaagacgCCATTCACGACGAATTGTGA
- the GLK1 gene encoding glucokinase (similar to Saccharomyces cerevisiae GLK1 (YCL040W) and EMI2 (YDR516C); ancestral locus Anc_1.33) — protein sequence MSFDDLHKATERAVIQAVDQICDEFEVTPEKLDELTAYFIEQMEKGLTPPQEGHTLASDKGLPMIPAFVTGSPNGTERGVLLAADLGGTNFRICSVNLHGDHSFSMEQMKSKIPDDLLDDENVTSDDLFGFLARRTLAFMKKYHPDELAQGKDAKPMKLGFTFSYPVDQTSLNSGTLIRWTKGFRIADTVGKDVVQLYQEQLRAQGMPMVKVVALTNDTVGTYLSHCYTSDNTDSMTSGEISEPVIGCIFGTGTNGCYMEEINKITKLPQELRDKLIKEGKTHMIINVEWGSFDNELKHLPTTKYDVVIDQKLSTNPGFHLFEKRVSGMFLGEVLRNVLVDLHSQGLLLQQYRTKEQLPRHLTTPFQLSSEVLSHIEIDDSTGLRETELSLLQSLRLPTTPTERMQIQKLVRAISRRSAYLAAVPLAAILIKTNALNKRYHGEVEIGCDGSVVEYYPGFRSMLRHALALSPLGAEGERKVHLKIAKDGSGVGAALCALVA from the coding sequence ATGTCCTTTGACGACCTACACAAGGCCACAGAGAGAGCAGTCATACAGGCCGTGGACCAGATCTGCGACGAGTTCGAGGTCACGCCCGAGAAACTGGATGAGCTAACCGCTTACTTCATCGAACAAATGGAAAAGGGCCTTACCCCTCCACAGGAAGGCCACACGCTGGCCTCGGACAAGGGTCTCCCCATGATCCCCGCCTTCGTCACCGGGTCACCCAACGGGACCGAACGCGGTGTTCTGCTAGCCGCCGACCTGGGCGGTACCAACTTCCGTATTTGCTCCGTGAACCTGCATGGGGACCATTCTTTCTCCATGGAGCAAATGAAGTCCAAGATCCCAGACGATTTGTTGGATGACGAGAACGTCACCTCGGACGACCTGTTTGGGTTTCTGGCACGTCGTACGCTGGCGTTCATGAAGAAGTACCACCCGGACGAGCTGGCCCAGGGCAAAGACGCCAAGCCCATGAAGCTGGGTTTCACTTTTTCGTATCCCGTGGACCAAACGTCTCTAAACTCCGGGACGCTGATCCGCTGGACCAAGGGGTTCCGTATCGCAGACACCGTCGGAAAGGACGTGGTGCAGCTGTACCAGGAGCAATTGCGTGCCCAAGGCATGCCCATGGTCAAAGTCGTCGCATTGACCAACGACACCGTCGGAACGTACCTGTCGCATTGCTACACGTCCGACAACACGGACTCGATGACCTCCGGGGAGATCTCGGAGCCGGTCATCGGGTGCATTTTCGGCACCGGTACCAACGGGTGCTACATGGAGGAGATTAACAAGATCACCAAGTTGCCCCAGGAACTGCGCGACAAGTTGATAAAGGAGGGTAAGACCCACATGATCATCAATGTGGAATGGGGGTCGTTCGACAACGAGCTCAAGCACTTGCCCACCACCAAGTACGACGTAGTGATCGACCAAAAGCTGTCGACCAACCCGGGGTTCCACTTGTTCGAGAAGCGTGTTTCCGGCATGTTCTTGGGTGAAGTGCTGCGTAACGTTCTGGTGGACTTGCACTCGCAGGGCCTGCTCTTGCAACAGTACCGCACTAAGGAGCAACTGCCCCGCCATTTGACCACGCCCTTCCAGTTGTCGTCCGAAGTGCTATCGCACATCGAGATTGACGACTCCACGGGCTTGCGCGAGACGGAGCTGTCGTTGCTACAGAGTCTCAGATTGCCCACCACGCCAACAGAGCGCATGCAAATCCAGAAACTGGTTCGCGCGATCTCCAGAAGATCCGCGTACTTAGCCGCCGTGCCGCTCGCTGCCATTTTGATCAAGACCAATGCTTTGAACAAGAGATACCACGGTGAGGTCGAGATTGGTTGCGACGGTTCCGTGGTCGAGTACTATCCCGGGTTCAGGTCCATGCTGAGACACGCCCTGGCCCTGTCGCCCTTGGGCGCGGAGGGTGAGAGAAAAGTGCATCTGAAGATTGCCAAGGATGGCTCCGGTGTCGGTGCCGCGCTGTGTGCGCTTGTTGCATGA
- the GID7 gene encoding glucose-induced degradation complex subunit GID7 (similar to Saccharomyces cerevisiae GID7 (YCL039W); ancestral locus Anc_1.34), translated as MSHTGKIAYVLNNDAEEASSPAAAVGCFDKHQLTKLLIHTLKELGYDSAADQLLLESGGYQNESNHIQTFFKLVKAGQFHLIDWHIVCSLPLANCSPLRPEWLQTLVVVVAAATATATVTASSSFDHMLLQLQQLQLLMGSVSSSTCSDADIATLRNYVEIMILVNRQIFLEFFHPAATAASHAGPRTALPVLYLRKILKNFIEIWDSLLVSNDQFLNEENIFNPETTLRELSTYLTNPKLTAHLNLERDHLMDAISKYIDPNELVPKGRLLHLLKQAIKYQQSQDIFNIIDPDDDASFSSSAHRINLLQDNISHDLTVTFQEWKTIQDTTDEIWFLTFSPNGRYLASATSESSRGYFITVYDVEQDFKIHKTCVSLSQSVLYLMFSPNSQYLVACPFSEDVTIYDMNATSRPDASASDSFLPYPSTRLSPMDSFKLDTSPYLDDTESSTSSSSRPANANSSQSRVWCCDAFHTAQYADWMVVGSPDREAIVHSLTTKESLFSLKGRTCIALGHDENISGRKLIDPTKVLYAPKAGGNGNWQYVEDDETFPRVHDVKISYDDKYVLLMTHQGVIDVYDFSGFPSREELSKQTVDLKNFLIPRIARLDVGKNMTCISLPLNTAHQDGHKQQIAESQYSVLVSLQDNELQMWDYRENILIQKYFGQKQQHFIIRSCFAYGNKLVMSGSEDGKIYIWDRIRGNLVSVLSGHSTIMSNSTKPMGKNCNVVASNPVDKEMFVSGGDDGKIKIWKISRN; from the coding sequence ATGTCACACACCGGTAAGATCGCATACGTGCTGAATAATGACGCGGAGGAGGCTAGCTCGCCCGCCGCCGCCGTCGGCTGTTTCGACAAGCACCAGCTCACTAAGCTGCTGATCCATACTTTAAAGGAGCTGGGCTACGACTCCGCCGCTGACCAGTTGCTCCTGGAGAGCGGCGGGTACCAGAACGAGTCCAACCACATCCAGACGTTCTTCAAGCTCGTCAAGGCCGGGCAGTTCCATCTCATCGATTGGCACATCGTGTGCTCGCTGCCCCTTGCCAATTGCTCGCCCCTGAGGCCCGAGTGGCTTCAGACACTGGTCGTCGTCGTCGCCGCTGCGACCGCGACCGCGACCGTGACTGCCTCTTCGTCCTTCGATCATATGCTGCTGCAATTGCAGCAGCTGCAATTACTCATGGGCTCCGTGAGCTCGTCCACTTGCTCGGACGCGGATATCGCCACTCTCAGAAACTACGTCGAGATCATGATCCTCGTCAACAGACAGATTTTCCTCGAGTTCTTCCACCCGGCAGCAACCGCAGCCTCTCACGCAGGCCCGCGCACTGCGCTGCCGGTGCTGTACCTGCGCAAAATCCTCAAGAACTTCATCGAGATATGGGATTCGCTGTTGGTGTCCAACGACCAATTTCTCAACGAAGAAAACATCTTCAACCCGGAAACCACGCTGAGAGAACTGTCCACGTACTTGACCAACCCGAAGCTCACCGCGCACCTGAACCTCGAGCGGGACCATCTCATGGACGCCATCTCCAAATACATCGACCCGAACGAGCTCGTCCCGAAGGGCCGTCTCCTGCATCTCTTGAAACAGGCAATCAAGTACCAGCAGTCGCAGgacattttcaatatcatcgaCCCGGATGACGACGCCTCCTTCTCCTCGTCCGCGCATCGCATCAACCTTTTGCAGGATAACATCTCGCACGACCTGACAGTGACCTTCCAGGAATGGAAGACGATCCAGGACACCACGGACGAGATCTGGTTTCTAACCTTCTCGCCCAATGGCAGGTATCTGGCCTCCGCCACCTCCGAATCTTCGAGAGGCTACTTCATCACAGTCTATGACGTGGAGCAAGACTTCAAGATCCACAAGACGTGCGTGAGTTTGTCGCAATCTGTACTGTATCTTATGTTCTCTCCCAACAGCCAGTACCTCGTCGCGTGCCCCTTCAGTGAAGACGTTACCATATACGACATGAATGCCACCTCCCGCCCCGATGCATCCGCCTCAGACTCGTTCTTACCGTACCCTTCCACAAGGCTCTCGCCCATGGACTCGTTCAAACTGGACACCTCCCCGTACCTGGACGATACGGAGTCTTCAACGTCGTCTTCGTCGAGACCCGCGAATGCAAATTCCAGCCAATCAAGGGTGTGGTGCTGCGATGCCTTCCACACCGCGCAATATGCAGACTGGATGGTGGTCGGATCGCCCGACAGAGAAGCTATTGTCCACTCTCTCACGACAAAGGAATCGCTCTTTAGCCTAAAGGGCCGGACTTGTATCGCGCTGGGCCACGATGAAAACATTTCTGGAAGAAAACTAATCGATCCGACAAAGGTCCTCTACGCACCCAAGGCAGGCGGCAATGGCAACTGGCAATACGTCGAGGACGACGAAACTTTCCCACGAGTGCACGATGTGAAAATAAGCTACGACGACAAGTATGTGCTCTTAATGACCCACCAGGGCGTTATAGACGTCTACGACTTCAGCGGGTTCCCCTCCAGAGAGGAGCTATCCAAGCAAACggttgatttgaaaaacttcctGATCCCAAGAATCGCAAGACTGGACGTCGGCAAAAACATGACTTGCATTTCACTACCGTTGAACACCGCGCACCAAGACGGCCATAAGCAACAAATAGCGGAGTCTCAATATTCGGTGCTGGTCAGCTTGCAAGATAACGAGCTGCAAATGTGGGACTATAGGGAAAACATCCTTATTCAAAAGTACTTCGGCCAGAAGCAACAGCACTTCATAATCAGATCCTGCTTTGCCTACGGAAATAAGCTTGTCATGAGCGGCTCAGAAGATGGCAAGATTTACATTTGGGATAGAATTAGAGGTAATTTGGTCTCCGTGCTATCTGGTCATTCTACAATAATGAGTAACTCTACGAAACCCATGGGGAAAAATTGCAACGTAGTCGCGTCAAACCCTGTagataaagaaatgttTGTTTCTGGTGGCGATGACGGTAAGATTAAAAtctggaaaatttcaagaaattaa
- the ATG22 gene encoding Atg22p (similar to Saccharomyces cerevisiae ATG22 (YCL038C); ancestral locus Anc_1.35) yields the protein MSYGTIHDMSDSVTNYRIKKAQNNIKGWYAYSFSSEPFVVSAVSTYIPLLLQQFANINGVKVHDHSAPCLSETAGDSDKCVLGLFNNRIFVDTSSFALYVFSLSVLFQTVIVISVSGIVDLWGSVKFKGRVLVWFGVVGALSTVAISKLNDTQIYSLAGLYIVANGCFGVINVVGNSLLPIFVKDSLKCQSQGDYEPDQVDSLTTLISGKGASLGYSSALIVQIMSMFLVASKKGSKQDVQVAILFVGVWWFFWQLPMIWLIDDVSIPTTTTTTTVVSTNSPYPDEQESVRQLDWKAYLSYGWLSLFESFKHARLLKDVMIFLVAWFIISDSITTINSTAVLFSKAELHMSTLNLIMVSVLTVVNAMLGAFMIPQFLATKLRWTSSQTLMYIIIWASFIPFYGILGFFFDAFGLKHKFEMFLLAIWYGLSLGGLSAVSRSVFSLIVPPGKESTFFSMFSITDKGSSILGPFLVGLLTDKTHNIRYSFYFFFLLLMLSLPVLNCLDVKRGRREAEALSQMLPEDERRLD from the coding sequence CCATTTGTGGTTTCAGCCGTTTCGACGTATATTCCTTTATTGTTGCAGCAATTTGCCAATATCAACGGTGTGAAAGTGCACGATCATTCTGCACCTTGTCTGTCAGAAACGGCCGGTGATTCAGATAAGTGTGTTCTTGGTCTCTTCAACAATCGGATCTTTGTAGACACCTCGAGTTTTGCATTGTATGTCTTTTCCCTTAGTGTTTTGTTCCAAACTGTTATAGTTATTTCTGTTTCCGGGATAGTAGACCTTTGGGGGAGTGTTAAATTCAAGGGAAGAGTTCTAGTTTGGTTTGGCGTTGTGGGTGCGTTATCTACTGTTGCGATCTCAAAATTAAACGATACCCAGATTTATTCCCTAGCTGGGCTTTATATTGTGGCTAACGGTTGTTTTGGTGTTATCAATGTGGTCGGAAACTCACTTTTACCTATTTTTGTCAAGGATTCATTGAAGTGTCAAAGTCAAGGAGATTATGAACCAGATCAGGTGGACTCACTAACTACGTTGATTAGTGGTAAAGGTGCGTCGCTAGGTTATTCAAGTGCCCTAATTGTGCAAATCATGTCCATGTTCTTAGTCGCATCGAAAAAGGGCAGCAAACAAGATGTGCAGGTCGCTATTCTTTTCGTGGGTGTTTGGTGGTTTTTTTGGCAATTACCCATGATATGGCTGATTGACGACGTTTCAAtaccaacaacaacaacaacaacaacagtagTATCCACCAACAGCCCATATCCTGATGAACAAGAGAGTGTTCGACAGTTAGATTGGAAGGCGTACCTTTCATATGGCTGGCTGTCGctttttgaatcatttaAGCACGCCAGATTGTTGAAAGATGTGATGATTTTCCTCGTTGCATGGTTCATCATTAGTGATTCCATTACCACTATAAACTCTACTGCGGTTTTGTTCTCCAAGGCAGAATTACACATGAGTACCCTCAACCTAATCATGGTAAGTGTATTGACCGTTGTAAATGCAATGCTGGGCGCCTTTATGATTCCGCAATTTCTTGCCACGAAGCTCCGGTGGACTTCCAGTCAAACCTTGATGTACATTATCATTTGGGCAAGCTTCATACCATTTTATGGTATCCTCGGGTTCTTCTTTGATGCGTTCGGCCTGAAGCACAAATTCGAAATGTTCTTATTGGCCATTTGGTACGGATTATCATTAGGTGGGCTCTCCGCTGTTTCAAGATCAGTTTTCAGTTTGATTGTACCTCCAGGAAAGGAATCTACATTTTTCAGCATGTTCAGCATCACGGATAAGGGGTCATCCATTCTGGGGCCCTTTCTTGTGGGATTGCTTACCGATAAGACACACAATATTCGATATTcgttttatttctttttcctgcTTTTAATGCTATCATTACCAGTGTTGAACTGTCTGGATGTCAAAAGAGGTAGAAGGGAAGCTGAAGCATTGAGTCAAATGCTAcctgaagatgaaagaagGCTGGACTAG